One window of the Carassius auratus strain Wakin chromosome 20, ASM336829v1, whole genome shotgun sequence genome contains the following:
- the LOC113120921 gene encoding tripartite motif-containing protein 65-like isoform X8, with the protein MAEAMLGDHEQYSCSICLELLRDPVTIPCGHSYCMSCINECWNTNDQKGIYRCPQCRHTFNSKPPLNKSTMLAEIMEKLRSTESAQSLAGPGEIACDFCSGEMIKAVKSCLECRASYCETHVQPHYNVPALRKHKLVKAAVIPVCPKHDKLLEVYCRTDQKCVCMHCLLDDHKGHDTVPSTIERKEKQIKLTHSQTKVKQTMQAKEKELQKMKMDITSHSDSAKKAVENSKKVFSELVKLIEKKSIEVIEEIKAQEKADLDHGTKLRKKLEGEITELKKREGVLDDLLQTEDNIQFLQNYETVSSTSGSDESQSFPFQPYCSFEDVTKLICDLTGRLETTCTQEISKTMNKVSDLSTKRPPFDIVIGDRVRVKPSVVTPIHKWGSVTYSSVGVVKKIQGGLLTVDFPEQKNWTGLISEMDHVTGAGSDLSTKNGPFDISVGDRVRVKPSIITPKHNWGRNVTHKSVGVVKDIKDDDSVVVDFPGHANWKGILSEMELVTNDNDEIGPSNLDPSIKIGDKVRVKPSVVTPTHKWGAVSHKSIGVVQKIQDESLIVDFPEHKKWTGLVSEMELVASADLDIKSEDVIVDFPKHKSWKGILSEMELVNSDDDFSGSS; encoded by the exons ATGGCAGAGGCTATGCTGGGAGATCACGAGCAGTACAGCTGCTCAATATGTTTGGAGTTGTTGAGGGATCCCGTGACAATTCCGTGCGGACATAGTTACTGCATGAGCTGTATTAATGAGTGCTGGAATACAAACGATCAGAAAGGCATCTATAGATGTCCACAATGCAGACATACCTTCAATTCAAAGCCTCCACTCAACAAAAGTACAATGCTTGCTGAAATAATGGAGAAACTGAGGAGTACAGAGTCTGCTCAAAGTCTCGCTGGGCCTGGAGAGATTGCGTGTGATTTCTGTTCTGGAGAAATGATCAAAGCTGTCAAGTCTTGTCTGGAGTGTCGAGCCTCTTACTGCGAAACACATGTACAGCCCCACTATAATGTTCCTGCACTGAGGAAACACAAGCTGGTGAAAGCTGCAGTCATTCCAGTGTGCCCCAAACACGACAAGCTCCTCGAGGTTTACTGTCGAACGGACCAGAAATGTGTCTGCATGCACTGCTTACTAGATGACCACAAGGGCCACGACACAGTACCCTCTACAATAGAGCGCAAGGAGAAACAG ATaaaactcacacactctcagacaaAAGTCAAGCAGACAATGCAGGCAAAAGAAAAAGAGCTACAGAAGATGAAAATGGACATCACATCCCATTCA GATTCTGCAAAGAAGGCCGTGGAGAACAGTAAGAAAGTCTTCAGTGAATTAGTCAAACTTATTGAGAAAAAAAGCATTGAGGTGATTGAAGAAATAAAGGCTCAAGAAAAGGCTGATCTGGATCACGGCACAAAGCTACGAAAGAAGCTGGAGGGGGAAATCACTGAGCTGAAGAAGAGGGAAGGGGTTCTAGATGATCTTCTACAGACCGAAGACAACATCCAATTTCTTCAG AATTATGAGACTGTGTCCTCTACATCTGGATCTGATGAGTCGCAGAGTTTCCCATTTCAGCCATATTGCTCTTTTGAGGATGTAACAAAACTTATATGTGATCTTACTGGGAGACTTGAGACTACTTGCACGCAGGAAATAAGCAAAACAATGAATAAAG TTTCAGATTTGTCCACAAAGAGGCCTCCATTTGACATTGTAATTGGAGACAGGGTCCGAGTGAAGCCATCTGTTGTTACTCCAATACACAAATGGGGATCGGTTACTTACTCGAGTGTTGGTGTTGTTAAAA AAATTCAGGGTGGTTTGTTGACAGTGGATTTCCCCGAACAAAAAAACTGGACTGGTTTAATTTCGGAAATGGATCATGTGACCGGTGCTGGTTCAG ATTTGTCAACCAAAAATGGTCCATTTGACATCAGTGTTGGAGACAGAGTCAGAGTGAAGCCTTCCATTATCACCCCAAAACATAACTGGGGTAGAAACGTCACTCATAAGAGTGTGGGTGTAGTGAAAG ACATAAAAGATGATGACAGTGTGGTTGTTGACTTCCCTGGACATGCAAACTGGAAAGGAATTCTCAGTGAAATGGAGCTAGTAACTAATGATAATGATGAGATtg GACCTTCAAATCTGGACCCCAGTATTAAGATTGGAGACAAAGTTCGTGTGAAGCCGTCTGTTGTTACTCCAACACACAAATGGGGAGCAGTCTCTCACAAAAGCATTGGTGTTGTTCAAA aaatTCAAGATGAGTCTTTGATTGTGGATTTTCCTGAGCATAAAAAATGGACTGGTTTAGTTTCAGAAATGGAGCTTGTGGCCAGTGCTGATTTAG ATATCAAATCTGAGGATGTGATTGTGGATTTTCCGAAACACAAAAGCTGGAAAGGCATTCTCTCCGAGATGGAGTTAGTAAACTCAG ATGATGACTTTTCAGGATCCTCTTAG
- the LOC113120921 gene encoding tripartite motif-containing protein 65-like isoform X2 has product MAEAMLGDHEQYSCSICLELLRDPVTIPCGHSYCMSCINECWNTNDQKGIYRCPQCRHTFNSKPPLNKSTMLAEIMEKLRSTESAQSLAGPGEIACDFCSGEMIKAVKSCLECRASYCETHVQPHYNVPALRKHKLVKAAVIPVCPKHDKLLEVYCRTDQKCVCMHCLLDDHKGHDTVPSTIERKEKQIKLTHSQTKVKQTMQAKEKELQKMKMDITSHSDSAKKAVENSKKVFSELVKLIEKKSIEVIEEIKAQEKADLDHGTKLRKKLEGEITELKKREGVLDDLLQTEDNIQFLQNYETVSSTSGSDESQSFPFQPYCSFEDVTKLICDLTGRLETTCTQEISKTMNKVSDLSTKRPPFDIVIGDRVRVKPSVVTPIHKWGSVTYSSVGVVKKIQGGLLTVDFPEQKNWTGLISEMDHVTGAGSDLSTKNGPFDISVGDRVRVKPSIITPKHNWGRNVTHKSVGVVKDIKDDDSVVVDFPGHANWKGILSEMELVTNDNDEIGPSNLDPSIKIGDKVRVKPSVVTPTHKWGAVSHKSIGVVQKIQGDSLTVDFPEQKNWTGIVSEMEIVASAGSGSSRLESVINIGDQVRVKPSVVTPTHKWGAVTHKSIGVVQKIQDESLIVDFPEHKKWTGLVSEMELVASADLDIKSEDVIVDFPKHKSWKGILSEMELVNSDDDFSGSS; this is encoded by the exons ATGGCAGAGGCTATGCTGGGAGATCACGAGCAGTACAGCTGCTCAATATGTTTGGAGTTGTTGAGGGATCCCGTGACAATTCCGTGCGGACATAGTTACTGCATGAGCTGTATTAATGAGTGCTGGAATACAAACGATCAGAAAGGCATCTATAGATGTCCACAATGCAGACATACCTTCAATTCAAAGCCTCCACTCAACAAAAGTACAATGCTTGCTGAAATAATGGAGAAACTGAGGAGTACAGAGTCTGCTCAAAGTCTCGCTGGGCCTGGAGAGATTGCGTGTGATTTCTGTTCTGGAGAAATGATCAAAGCTGTCAAGTCTTGTCTGGAGTGTCGAGCCTCTTACTGCGAAACACATGTACAGCCCCACTATAATGTTCCTGCACTGAGGAAACACAAGCTGGTGAAAGCTGCAGTCATTCCAGTGTGCCCCAAACACGACAAGCTCCTCGAGGTTTACTGTCGAACGGACCAGAAATGTGTCTGCATGCACTGCTTACTAGATGACCACAAGGGCCACGACACAGTACCCTCTACAATAGAGCGCAAGGAGAAACAG ATaaaactcacacactctcagacaaAAGTCAAGCAGACAATGCAGGCAAAAGAAAAAGAGCTACAGAAGATGAAAATGGACATCACATCCCATTCA GATTCTGCAAAGAAGGCCGTGGAGAACAGTAAGAAAGTCTTCAGTGAATTAGTCAAACTTATTGAGAAAAAAAGCATTGAGGTGATTGAAGAAATAAAGGCTCAAGAAAAGGCTGATCTGGATCACGGCACAAAGCTACGAAAGAAGCTGGAGGGGGAAATCACTGAGCTGAAGAAGAGGGAAGGGGTTCTAGATGATCTTCTACAGACCGAAGACAACATCCAATTTCTTCAG AATTATGAGACTGTGTCCTCTACATCTGGATCTGATGAGTCGCAGAGTTTCCCATTTCAGCCATATTGCTCTTTTGAGGATGTAACAAAACTTATATGTGATCTTACTGGGAGACTTGAGACTACTTGCACGCAGGAAATAAGCAAAACAATGAATAAAG TTTCAGATTTGTCCACAAAGAGGCCTCCATTTGACATTGTAATTGGAGACAGGGTCCGAGTGAAGCCATCTGTTGTTACTCCAATACACAAATGGGGATCGGTTACTTACTCGAGTGTTGGTGTTGTTAAAA AAATTCAGGGTGGTTTGTTGACAGTGGATTTCCCCGAACAAAAAAACTGGACTGGTTTAATTTCGGAAATGGATCATGTGACCGGTGCTGGTTCAG ATTTGTCAACCAAAAATGGTCCATTTGACATCAGTGTTGGAGACAGAGTCAGAGTGAAGCCTTCCATTATCACCCCAAAACATAACTGGGGTAGAAACGTCACTCATAAGAGTGTGGGTGTAGTGAAAG ACATAAAAGATGATGACAGTGTGGTTGTTGACTTCCCTGGACATGCAAACTGGAAAGGAATTCTCAGTGAAATGGAGCTAGTAACTAATGATAATGATGAGATtg GACCTTCAAATCTGGACCCCAGTATTAAGATTGGAGACAAAGTTCGTGTGAAGCCGTCTGTTGTTACTCCAACACACAAATGGGGAGCAGTCTCTCACAAAAGCATTGGTGTTGTTCAAA AAATTCAGGGCGACTCTTTGACTGTAGATTTCCCTGAGCAAAAAAACTGGACTGGTATAGTTTCAGAAATGGAGATTGTGGCCAGCGCTGGTTCAG GATCTTCGAGACTGGAGTCTGTTATTAATATTGGCGACCAAGTTCGTGTGAAGCCGTCTGTTGTTACACCAACACACAAATGGGGAGCAGTCACTCACAAAAGCATTGGTGTTGTTCAAA aaatTCAAGATGAGTCTTTGATTGTGGATTTTCCTGAGCATAAAAAATGGACTGGTTTAGTTTCAGAAATGGAGCTTGTGGCCAGTGCTGATTTAG ATATCAAATCTGAGGATGTGATTGTGGATTTTCCGAAACACAAAAGCTGGAAAGGCATTCTCTCCGAGATGGAGTTAGTAAACTCAG ATGATGACTTTTCAGGATCCTCTTAG
- the LOC113120921 gene encoding tripartite motif-containing protein 65-like isoform X7, with translation MAEAMLGDHEQYSCSICLELLRDPVTIPCGHSYCMSCINECWNTNDQKGIYRCPQCRHTFNSKPPLNKSTMLAEIMEKLRSTESAQSLAGPGEIACDFCSGEMIKAVKSCLECRASYCETHVQPHYNVPALRKHKLVKAAVIPVCPKHDKLLEVYCRTDQKCVCMHCLLDDHKGHDTVPSTIERKEKQIKLTHSQTKVKQTMQAKEKELQKMKMDITSHSDSAKKAVENSKKVFSELVKLIEKKSIEVIEEIKAQEKADLDHGTKLRKKLEGEITELKKREGVLDDLLQTEDNIQFLQNYETVSSTSGSDESQSFPFQPYCSFEDVTKLICDLTGRLETTCTQEISKTMNKVSDLSTKRPPFDIVIGDRVRVKPSVVTPIHKWGSVTYSSVGVVKKIQGGLLTVDFPEQKNWTGLISEMDHVTGAGSDLSTKNGPFDISVGDRVRVKPSIITPKHNWGRNVTHKSVGVVKDIKDDDSVVVDFPGHANWKGILSEMELVTNDNDEIGPSNLDPSIKIGDKVRVKPSVVTPTHKWGAVSHKSIGVVQKIQGDSLTVDFPEQKNWTGIVSEMEIVASAGSDIKSEDVIVDFPKHKSWKGILSEMELVNSDDDFSGSS, from the exons ATGGCAGAGGCTATGCTGGGAGATCACGAGCAGTACAGCTGCTCAATATGTTTGGAGTTGTTGAGGGATCCCGTGACAATTCCGTGCGGACATAGTTACTGCATGAGCTGTATTAATGAGTGCTGGAATACAAACGATCAGAAAGGCATCTATAGATGTCCACAATGCAGACATACCTTCAATTCAAAGCCTCCACTCAACAAAAGTACAATGCTTGCTGAAATAATGGAGAAACTGAGGAGTACAGAGTCTGCTCAAAGTCTCGCTGGGCCTGGAGAGATTGCGTGTGATTTCTGTTCTGGAGAAATGATCAAAGCTGTCAAGTCTTGTCTGGAGTGTCGAGCCTCTTACTGCGAAACACATGTACAGCCCCACTATAATGTTCCTGCACTGAGGAAACACAAGCTGGTGAAAGCTGCAGTCATTCCAGTGTGCCCCAAACACGACAAGCTCCTCGAGGTTTACTGTCGAACGGACCAGAAATGTGTCTGCATGCACTGCTTACTAGATGACCACAAGGGCCACGACACAGTACCCTCTACAATAGAGCGCAAGGAGAAACAG ATaaaactcacacactctcagacaaAAGTCAAGCAGACAATGCAGGCAAAAGAAAAAGAGCTACAGAAGATGAAAATGGACATCACATCCCATTCA GATTCTGCAAAGAAGGCCGTGGAGAACAGTAAGAAAGTCTTCAGTGAATTAGTCAAACTTATTGAGAAAAAAAGCATTGAGGTGATTGAAGAAATAAAGGCTCAAGAAAAGGCTGATCTGGATCACGGCACAAAGCTACGAAAGAAGCTGGAGGGGGAAATCACTGAGCTGAAGAAGAGGGAAGGGGTTCTAGATGATCTTCTACAGACCGAAGACAACATCCAATTTCTTCAG AATTATGAGACTGTGTCCTCTACATCTGGATCTGATGAGTCGCAGAGTTTCCCATTTCAGCCATATTGCTCTTTTGAGGATGTAACAAAACTTATATGTGATCTTACTGGGAGACTTGAGACTACTTGCACGCAGGAAATAAGCAAAACAATGAATAAAG TTTCAGATTTGTCCACAAAGAGGCCTCCATTTGACATTGTAATTGGAGACAGGGTCCGAGTGAAGCCATCTGTTGTTACTCCAATACACAAATGGGGATCGGTTACTTACTCGAGTGTTGGTGTTGTTAAAA AAATTCAGGGTGGTTTGTTGACAGTGGATTTCCCCGAACAAAAAAACTGGACTGGTTTAATTTCGGAAATGGATCATGTGACCGGTGCTGGTTCAG ATTTGTCAACCAAAAATGGTCCATTTGACATCAGTGTTGGAGACAGAGTCAGAGTGAAGCCTTCCATTATCACCCCAAAACATAACTGGGGTAGAAACGTCACTCATAAGAGTGTGGGTGTAGTGAAAG ACATAAAAGATGATGACAGTGTGGTTGTTGACTTCCCTGGACATGCAAACTGGAAAGGAATTCTCAGTGAAATGGAGCTAGTAACTAATGATAATGATGAGATtg GACCTTCAAATCTGGACCCCAGTATTAAGATTGGAGACAAAGTTCGTGTGAAGCCGTCTGTTGTTACTCCAACACACAAATGGGGAGCAGTCTCTCACAAAAGCATTGGTGTTGTTCAAA AAATTCAGGGCGACTCTTTGACTGTAGATTTCCCTGAGCAAAAAAACTGGACTGGTATAGTTTCAGAAATGGAGATTGTGGCCAGCGCTGGTTCAG ATATCAAATCTGAGGATGTGATTGTGGATTTTCCGAAACACAAAAGCTGGAAAGGCATTCTCTCCGAGATGGAGTTAGTAAACTCAG ATGATGACTTTTCAGGATCCTCTTAG
- the LOC113120921 gene encoding tripartite motif-containing protein 65-like isoform X6 — MAEAMLGDHEQYSCSICLELLRDPVTIPCGHSYCMSCINECWNTNDQKGIYRCPQCRHTFNSKPPLNKSTMLAEIMEKLRSTESAQSLAGPGEIACDFCSGEMIKAVKSCLECRASYCETHVQPHYNVPALRKHKLVKAAVIPVCPKHDKLLEVYCRTDQKCVCMHCLLDDHKGHDTVPSTIERKEKQIKLTHSQTKVKQTMQAKEKELQKMKMDITSHSDSAKKAVENSKKVFSELVKLIEKKSIEVIEEIKAQEKADLDHGTKLRKKLEGEITELKKREGVLDDLLQTEDNIQFLQNYETVSSTSGSDESQSFPFQPYCSFEDVTKLICDLTGRLETTCTQEISKTMNKVSDLSTKRPPFDIVIGDRVRVKPSVVTPIHKWGSVTYSSVGVVKKIQGGLLTVDFPEQKNWTGLISEMDHVTGAGSGPSNLDPSIKIGDKVRVKPSVVTPTHKWGAVSHKSIGVVQKIQGDSLTVDFPEQKNWTGIVSEMEIVASAGSGSSRLESVINIGDQVRVKPSVVTPTHKWGAVTHKSIGVVQKIQDESLIVDFPEHKKWTGLVSEMELVASADLVEIKVGDRVRVKSFIITPKHNWGGHVTHKSVGVVKDIKSEDVIVDFPKHKSWKGILSEMELVNSDDDFSGSS, encoded by the exons ATGGCAGAGGCTATGCTGGGAGATCACGAGCAGTACAGCTGCTCAATATGTTTGGAGTTGTTGAGGGATCCCGTGACAATTCCGTGCGGACATAGTTACTGCATGAGCTGTATTAATGAGTGCTGGAATACAAACGATCAGAAAGGCATCTATAGATGTCCACAATGCAGACATACCTTCAATTCAAAGCCTCCACTCAACAAAAGTACAATGCTTGCTGAAATAATGGAGAAACTGAGGAGTACAGAGTCTGCTCAAAGTCTCGCTGGGCCTGGAGAGATTGCGTGTGATTTCTGTTCTGGAGAAATGATCAAAGCTGTCAAGTCTTGTCTGGAGTGTCGAGCCTCTTACTGCGAAACACATGTACAGCCCCACTATAATGTTCCTGCACTGAGGAAACACAAGCTGGTGAAAGCTGCAGTCATTCCAGTGTGCCCCAAACACGACAAGCTCCTCGAGGTTTACTGTCGAACGGACCAGAAATGTGTCTGCATGCACTGCTTACTAGATGACCACAAGGGCCACGACACAGTACCCTCTACAATAGAGCGCAAGGAGAAACAG ATaaaactcacacactctcagacaaAAGTCAAGCAGACAATGCAGGCAAAAGAAAAAGAGCTACAGAAGATGAAAATGGACATCACATCCCATTCA GATTCTGCAAAGAAGGCCGTGGAGAACAGTAAGAAAGTCTTCAGTGAATTAGTCAAACTTATTGAGAAAAAAAGCATTGAGGTGATTGAAGAAATAAAGGCTCAAGAAAAGGCTGATCTGGATCACGGCACAAAGCTACGAAAGAAGCTGGAGGGGGAAATCACTGAGCTGAAGAAGAGGGAAGGGGTTCTAGATGATCTTCTACAGACCGAAGACAACATCCAATTTCTTCAG AATTATGAGACTGTGTCCTCTACATCTGGATCTGATGAGTCGCAGAGTTTCCCATTTCAGCCATATTGCTCTTTTGAGGATGTAACAAAACTTATATGTGATCTTACTGGGAGACTTGAGACTACTTGCACGCAGGAAATAAGCAAAACAATGAATAAAG TTTCAGATTTGTCCACAAAGAGGCCTCCATTTGACATTGTAATTGGAGACAGGGTCCGAGTGAAGCCATCTGTTGTTACTCCAATACACAAATGGGGATCGGTTACTTACTCGAGTGTTGGTGTTGTTAAAA AAATTCAGGGTGGTTTGTTGACAGTGGATTTCCCCGAACAAAAAAACTGGACTGGTTTAATTTCGGAAATGGATCATGTGACCGGTGCTGGTTCAG GACCTTCAAATCTGGACCCCAGTATTAAGATTGGAGACAAAGTTCGTGTGAAGCCGTCTGTTGTTACTCCAACACACAAATGGGGAGCAGTCTCTCACAAAAGCATTGGTGTTGTTCAAA AAATTCAGGGCGACTCTTTGACTGTAGATTTCCCTGAGCAAAAAAACTGGACTGGTATAGTTTCAGAAATGGAGATTGTGGCCAGCGCTGGTTCAG GATCTTCGAGACTGGAGTCTGTTATTAATATTGGCGACCAAGTTCGTGTGAAGCCGTCTGTTGTTACACCAACACACAAATGGGGAGCAGTCACTCACAAAAGCATTGGTGTTGTTCAAA aaatTCAAGATGAGTCTTTGATTGTGGATTTTCCTGAGCATAAAAAATGGACTGGTTTAGTTTCAGAAATGGAGCTTGTGGCCAGTGCTGATTTAG TCGAAATTAAGGTTGGAGACAGAGTCAGAGTGAAATCTTTCATAATTACTCCAAAACATAACTGGGGTGGACATGTCACACACAAGAGTGTTGGTGTTGTAAAAG ATATCAAATCTGAGGATGTGATTGTGGATTTTCCGAAACACAAAAGCTGGAAAGGCATTCTCTCCGAGATGGAGTTAGTAAACTCAG ATGATGACTTTTCAGGATCCTCTTAG
- the LOC113120921 gene encoding tripartite motif-containing protein 65-like isoform X1, with the protein MAEAMLGDHEQYSCSICLELLRDPVTIPCGHSYCMSCINECWNTNDQKGIYRCPQCRHTFNSKPPLNKSTMLAEIMEKLRSTESAQSLAGPGEIACDFCSGEMIKAVKSCLECRASYCETHVQPHYNVPALRKHKLVKAAVIPVCPKHDKLLEVYCRTDQKCVCMHCLLDDHKGHDTVPSTIERKEKQIKLTHSQTKVKQTMQAKEKELQKMKMDITSHSDSAKKAVENSKKVFSELVKLIEKKSIEVIEEIKAQEKADLDHGTKLRKKLEGEITELKKREGVLDDLLQTEDNIQFLQNYETVSSTSGSDESQSFPFQPYCSFEDVTKLICDLTGRLETTCTQEISKTMNKVSDLSTKRPPFDIVIGDRVRVKPSVVTPIHKWGSVTYSSVGVVKKIQGGLLTVDFPEQKNWTGLISEMDHVTGAGSDLSTKNGPFDISVGDRVRVKPSIITPKHNWGRNVTHKSVGVVKDIKDDDSVVVDFPGHANWKGILSEMELVTNDNDEIGPSNLDPSIKIGDKVRVKPSVVTPTHKWGAVSHKSIGVVQKIQGDSLTVDFPEQKNWTGIVSEMEIVASAGSGSSRLESVINIGDQVRVKPSVVTPTHKWGAVTHKSIGVVQKIQDESLIVDFPEHKKWTGLVSEMELVASADLVEIKVGDRVRVKSFIITPKHNWGGHVTHKSVGVVKDIKSEDVIVDFPKHKSWKGILSEMELVNSDDDFSGSS; encoded by the exons ATGGCAGAGGCTATGCTGGGAGATCACGAGCAGTACAGCTGCTCAATATGTTTGGAGTTGTTGAGGGATCCCGTGACAATTCCGTGCGGACATAGTTACTGCATGAGCTGTATTAATGAGTGCTGGAATACAAACGATCAGAAAGGCATCTATAGATGTCCACAATGCAGACATACCTTCAATTCAAAGCCTCCACTCAACAAAAGTACAATGCTTGCTGAAATAATGGAGAAACTGAGGAGTACAGAGTCTGCTCAAAGTCTCGCTGGGCCTGGAGAGATTGCGTGTGATTTCTGTTCTGGAGAAATGATCAAAGCTGTCAAGTCTTGTCTGGAGTGTCGAGCCTCTTACTGCGAAACACATGTACAGCCCCACTATAATGTTCCTGCACTGAGGAAACACAAGCTGGTGAAAGCTGCAGTCATTCCAGTGTGCCCCAAACACGACAAGCTCCTCGAGGTTTACTGTCGAACGGACCAGAAATGTGTCTGCATGCACTGCTTACTAGATGACCACAAGGGCCACGACACAGTACCCTCTACAATAGAGCGCAAGGAGAAACAG ATaaaactcacacactctcagacaaAAGTCAAGCAGACAATGCAGGCAAAAGAAAAAGAGCTACAGAAGATGAAAATGGACATCACATCCCATTCA GATTCTGCAAAGAAGGCCGTGGAGAACAGTAAGAAAGTCTTCAGTGAATTAGTCAAACTTATTGAGAAAAAAAGCATTGAGGTGATTGAAGAAATAAAGGCTCAAGAAAAGGCTGATCTGGATCACGGCACAAAGCTACGAAAGAAGCTGGAGGGGGAAATCACTGAGCTGAAGAAGAGGGAAGGGGTTCTAGATGATCTTCTACAGACCGAAGACAACATCCAATTTCTTCAG AATTATGAGACTGTGTCCTCTACATCTGGATCTGATGAGTCGCAGAGTTTCCCATTTCAGCCATATTGCTCTTTTGAGGATGTAACAAAACTTATATGTGATCTTACTGGGAGACTTGAGACTACTTGCACGCAGGAAATAAGCAAAACAATGAATAAAG TTTCAGATTTGTCCACAAAGAGGCCTCCATTTGACATTGTAATTGGAGACAGGGTCCGAGTGAAGCCATCTGTTGTTACTCCAATACACAAATGGGGATCGGTTACTTACTCGAGTGTTGGTGTTGTTAAAA AAATTCAGGGTGGTTTGTTGACAGTGGATTTCCCCGAACAAAAAAACTGGACTGGTTTAATTTCGGAAATGGATCATGTGACCGGTGCTGGTTCAG ATTTGTCAACCAAAAATGGTCCATTTGACATCAGTGTTGGAGACAGAGTCAGAGTGAAGCCTTCCATTATCACCCCAAAACATAACTGGGGTAGAAACGTCACTCATAAGAGTGTGGGTGTAGTGAAAG ACATAAAAGATGATGACAGTGTGGTTGTTGACTTCCCTGGACATGCAAACTGGAAAGGAATTCTCAGTGAAATGGAGCTAGTAACTAATGATAATGATGAGATtg GACCTTCAAATCTGGACCCCAGTATTAAGATTGGAGACAAAGTTCGTGTGAAGCCGTCTGTTGTTACTCCAACACACAAATGGGGAGCAGTCTCTCACAAAAGCATTGGTGTTGTTCAAA AAATTCAGGGCGACTCTTTGACTGTAGATTTCCCTGAGCAAAAAAACTGGACTGGTATAGTTTCAGAAATGGAGATTGTGGCCAGCGCTGGTTCAG GATCTTCGAGACTGGAGTCTGTTATTAATATTGGCGACCAAGTTCGTGTGAAGCCGTCTGTTGTTACACCAACACACAAATGGGGAGCAGTCACTCACAAAAGCATTGGTGTTGTTCAAA aaatTCAAGATGAGTCTTTGATTGTGGATTTTCCTGAGCATAAAAAATGGACTGGTTTAGTTTCAGAAATGGAGCTTGTGGCCAGTGCTGATTTAG TCGAAATTAAGGTTGGAGACAGAGTCAGAGTGAAATCTTTCATAATTACTCCAAAACATAACTGGGGTGGACATGTCACACACAAGAGTGTTGGTGTTGTAAAAG ATATCAAATCTGAGGATGTGATTGTGGATTTTCCGAAACACAAAAGCTGGAAAGGCATTCTCTCCGAGATGGAGTTAGTAAACTCAG ATGATGACTTTTCAGGATCCTCTTAG